In Panthera tigris isolate Pti1 chromosome B1, P.tigris_Pti1_mat1.1, whole genome shotgun sequence, the sequence GCTTTGATGGCAAGACTCCAAGATGGCCCCTGATGATCCTTACCCCTGATGTTCATGTCCTTGGACTCCTTCACTGTAAGGCTCACCTGTGTGACTAATAGGACATTACAGAAGTGTTGATATATGACTTCTTAAGCTAGCCACAAAGAGCTAGCCTTGTTCTCTTGGGCCACTTGCTATGGGAGAAGCCAGCACAGTGTTACAAGGACACACAAGCAGGCCTGTGGAGAAGTCCACATGGGAAAGAGCTGAGGCCTCTCACCAACAGCCAGCACTGTTCTGGTGATAAAAGCGAGCTaccttggaagtggatcctccagTTCCAGACAAGCCTTCAGGTGACTGTGGCCTTGCCTGACATCTGACCCTAACCTCGTAAGAAACTCCAGGTCAGGATCACCAAGCTAAGTGCTACCAAACTCTTAACTCACAGAAACTATGAGAGAGAACCAATGTTTCTGTTGTCTTAAGGCATTGAGTtttagggtaatttgttacacagctcTGGATAAACTGGGTTTCTTTACAAGCTACACCATATAGACTATGGGTGATCTTAACCAAATACAGATAGGTGTTAGGGACTTAAAGGAACATTTCAAGTAATTGTTTATTGTATTGTTTCTGCTTTCCACCAAGGAAATTCAATTTCAAGTCAACATTCTGTGAAGCTTTATACAATATAACTTTTGAAATGCGTTTTGTTGttaatgcttttctttccttttttttttttttaagagtttcaggctctacctactgagccagccagttactccttttttttaatgtttataatgtttgtttattttggggagagggcggggcgggggagggggagagagttgggggttagggagagagggagaggcagaatcccaagcaggctccaggctctgagctgtcagcacagagcccagcgcagggcttgatttcgggaaccatgagattatgacctaagcagaagtcggaggcttaaccgactgagccacccaggtgctcctgttatTAATGCTTTTCTAAGTGGCCTGTTGTTGTCCATAGAAAAGAGCACTCTGGACTGAGTACGTGTGCGACTCTGAAGAGCAAGGCAGGTTGAACTGGAATTCACTCAGGCACCATGAAGTCATCTCACAGAAGGAAGTCATCTAATAGCCCTTTAGACCCCACCTTCACTGCTACCTTTAATTCTTTTGGGTTTCTGGGCCATGGCATGTTTTCCCTCTGGGAAAACCAGGACAGGGGAAAATATCCAGAAATCAATTAATTAGGAAGGGAGGGGACTAGGAATCCATTGGATGATGGGGGTGGAAATCTTAAAATCATTTGCAAAACACCAGCCCCAACACCCCTTGGAGACTGAGCCGTGACCTCTTCTCCTGGCGTCCCCGCCCGCTAAATTCGCTCCTAGAAAAATCCGCTCACGTCCCCAAGAGCGCAGGAGAGGATCTCAGCGAAGCGGGAGGCTCTCGTGCCTGCTGGGAGAGGCGGAGCTGGGATTGACCAGCTCCTTGGCGCTTTTCCTCCGAACTGGGGGAGGCCGAGCACGGACCGAGAAGTAGGCGCCCAACGCCGGGCGCCCGTAAGGGGGCGGAGGAGACTCGGAGGTGGGAGAACGGGTGGCAAGCCTGGTCCGCCAGCTGCTATCCGCGCCTAGCGCGCACAACCACCGAGCGCCGGCGCCTCAAGCATGGAGTGGGAGCTCAACTTTCTGCTCTACCTGGCgctctttttcttcctgctcttcttACTTTTCCTCTTGCTCTTCGTGGTCATCAAGCAGCTGAAGAACTCTGTGGCCAGCACGGCTGGGGCGCTCCAGCCCGGGCGTCTCTCACTGCACCGGGAGCCTTGGGGCTTCTCCCGAGAGCAAGCGGTGTGACCCGTAAGGCGCGGGCACTAGCGGGAGGGCACGGAGCTGCGCGGGCGCCAGGCTGGGTCTTAGCCTCGACTCTCTGTCCGCGTGGCCACCCAGGTTCCAGTGCTAGGCTCCGTGGTAGCGCTGGCAGGTTCGTTCGGAGGTGGAAGGGGCCTGCGGAGGGGCGAGTTTCTCGGCCCCTCGGGGAGGCTCTGGGCTTGAAGCACGCTCTGTTGCCAGGCACGGTGGGTGTATGGGGTCTGGGCTAGCGCTGTGCTCTTAGGAATGGACCCTCAGCTTTTccgagggggtgggggcggagagggagaaagagagacgtTCAGCCTTTGGAGCCGGAATGGCTTTGGGCACCTGCAAGCTCTTCTTCCCAGTCCCACTGCATTTTAGCTTGTTCCCAGAGGATGGCAAGCTAAATCATTCGGATAATTCAGCCCAACCTTCCATACCAAATTTGATTCCAAAAATCGAATGtcaacctaaatgtccaaatTATTTAGAGTATGGGCTTTGGGACAGGGAGCCCTGGGAAACAGTGCACACTTGAAGTATGCCGAATACTGCTTTAAATATCTTTGCCCTTTGGTAGAGGCTAACTGAGGTTCGTCTGGCAGCGGCCTATCTTCCCCTAAATCCTTACTCCTCTCCTAGCCACCGACCCGGTTGATGGCTACAGAGTTGCCACACCGGGTGGGTTTAGAATCTGGAACAGCGGGACGGCGAGACTTAGAAGTCATTTGAGAGGTGCCTTGGGGTTGCTCTGGAGGGCCGGTGAAAAGAGGTACTGTTTACACGTTTTAGGGCAATAGGAAAAAGAGGACCGGAGGAGCAAGGATGTCTTTTCAGAATACATGACTAGACCATTTGCGAGAAGATTGACCGGCAGCAATAAACTTCTCATTAATGTGCCCTAAGCACCCTCCAGGCAATGTCAGTTTGGGGAAATAAGAGTTTCATCTTCCAGATGCTTTTTGTTCGATTTTTGCTGTCTCGAGTTCTGGAGTCAAGCTGCCGCCCTGGGTTGGTGCCTTGAAGGCGGCAACTGCAGGTCCGGTTGGTAATGGGAAACCCTTCACAGAGGGGACCTGAACAACCCGAGATGGACGTCTTCTGCCAATGGTAAGAGGGCACCGCCCCGGATGACACTTTGTCCCTGGTTACAGCTAAACTTCTGAAGACTCAGGGCCTGAAAAAGTGAGAGGTTAAGATGGAGGAAATGGGAGCAATGAAAGAACTCTCTCCCACTTAGAACTGATGAACTTCTATTA encodes:
- the SMIM43 gene encoding small integral membrane protein 43; protein product: MEWELNFLLYLALFFFLLFLLFLLLFVVIKQLKNSVASTAGALQPGRLSLHREPWGFSREQAV